A stretch of DNA from Micromonospora peucetia:
ATCCGGATTCCCGACGACCTCAAGCCCGCCGACGGGAGGTTCGGCTGCGGGCCGTCCAAGGTCCGTCCGGCGGCGGTATCCGCCCTCGCCGACGTGGCGACCAGTTACCTGGGCACCTCGCACCGGCAGAAGACCGTCCGCGACCAGGTGGCCCGACTGCGCCGCGGCCTCGCCGACTTCTTCTCCCTCCCCGAGGGCTACGAGGTGGTGCTGGGCAACGGCGGCACCACGGCGTTCTGGGAGGTCGCGACGTTCGGCCTGGTCCGGGACCGGGCGCAGTTCGCCAGCTTCGGCGAGTTCGGCGCGAAGTTCGCGAAGTCCGTCAAGGACGCCCCGTTCCTCGGCGAGCCGACCATCCACAAGTCGGCGGCCGGCTCCGCCCCCAGCCTGGTCGCGGAGGCCGGGGTGGACGTCTACGCCACCCCGCACAACGAGACCTCGACGGGTGTCGCGGTGCCGATCAGCCGGGTGGCCGGCGCCGACCCCGGCTCGCTGCTGCTGGTCGACGCCACCTCGGGCGCCGGCGGCCTGGACGTCAACGTCGGCGAGACCGACGTCTACTACTTCGCCCCGCAGAAGTGCTTCGGCTCCGACGGCGGCCTGTGGCTGGCCCTGATGTCCCCGACCGCGCTGGAGCGCGCCGG
This window harbors:
- the serC gene encoding phosphoserine transaminase, producing the protein MADAPTIRIPDDLKPADGRFGCGPSKVRPAAVSALADVATSYLGTSHRQKTVRDQVARLRRGLADFFSLPEGYEVVLGNGGTTAFWEVATFGLVRDRAQFASFGEFGAKFAKSVKDAPFLGEPTIHKSAAGSAPSLVAEAGVDVYATPHNETSTGVAVPISRVAGADPGSLLLVDATSGAGGLDVNVGETDVYYFAPQKCFGSDGGLWLALMSPTALERAGEIKASGRYVPAFLDLVTAIDNSRLEQTYNTPALATIFLAAEQTDWMNSQGGLAWAAKRTAESAAIVYGWAERSEVATPFVTDPALRSNVVATIDFADSVDATAVAKVLRANGIVDTEPYRKLGRNQLRVALFPAVEPADVEALTASIDYVVERL